One window of Acidobacteriota bacterium genomic DNA carries:
- a CDS encoding response regulator transcription factor, with protein sequence MAVPSPAAIHPPVHSSVSAQSASNGAYLRLLLVSDAPERLRRLAAALGFAGVTITVADSADIAAPAFGDEHDLAIIDVGPSLLASILQTLRETPGHAAIPVLVEASRLADADTIAGLLPAQRAMPCSLAELVQLTRGCLMRAQLRRNAAVRDVEQLPL encoded by the coding sequence ATGGCAGTCCCAAGTCCCGCCGCAATCCATCCGCCGGTCCATTCGTCAGTCAGCGCACAGAGCGCCAGCAACGGCGCTTATTTGCGCCTGTTGTTGGTCAGCGATGCGCCGGAACGTTTGCGGCGCTTGGCTGCCGCGCTGGGGTTCGCGGGCGTAACAATCACAGTGGCGGATTCGGCGGACATCGCCGCGCCCGCGTTTGGCGATGAACACGACCTGGCAATCATTGACGTAGGGCCATCGTTACTGGCGAGCATCTTGCAGACGTTACGCGAAACGCCAGGGCACGCGGCAATCCCGGTGCTCGTCGAAGCCAGCCGCTTGGCCGACGCTGACACAATCGCCGGCCTGTTGCCTGCCCAGCGTGCCATGCCGTGCAGTCTCGCGGAATTGGTGCAGCTCACACGCGGCTGCCTGATGCGCGCACAACTGCGCCGCAATGCCGCAGTGCGCGATGTCGAGCAATTGCCCCTCTGA
- a CDS encoding TonB-dependent receptor, translated as MKSENILNDLRPTRHDQQTTPTLRKWRGVLLARKTLTQMLPILLAFCFGACATTALAQTATTGTLEGTVTDTAGAVVPGASIKASSATLIRAQTAVSDGQGHYRFSNLPPGTYTLTVEAASGFGKFTQSGVEVNLSKTSTSDIKLQAQGAAAVVDVVAGAATVDVNSNTTGADVTSDQFSNFPTQRTVQSLYTIAPTVARSGLRDASGRDRDPSVGGSSGPENNYILDGVSTTDPAFGGSGANLPFEFVQEVEIKTGAYDAEYGKTTGGIFNVITKSGSNQFHGDAFFFGNPSSFVRETKRFPSTGSAPNGFSELDGGVDVGGPIIKDKLWFFGAFNPQRRENHFLTQTFKQDASNKITTPFYAGKITYGISQKHVLTFSTFGDYTRQEGFLFGNSGFGADPNSFLGTIQSGGQNYAVRLNSTFAPNFIGEFTFGAHLQRANTIPNDAVAGTELITDNFAILNNNQVLAPVTTTVTVPSGSGLLSLAYINGTGGSVQRNYVRQGFGLISDQSRNRYEFALRLQNDFGRHGLKYGFEYSDNRYNINTRSTGPTRDFSAPTSGIFNGYRVTNNWLICQVSGSNLVCPNTTVAARGTALLTGGALTGSGITAVSVGTVDLATITNPFLILSTVGVRDFRLNTRGTPTVSNVQSTYVQDDFKITRTLQLNLGLRWDFQQARSFDTTYIKLNQFFPDMQPRLGFVWDFTGRGKGKVFANYARFLETPIPLDINVRAGGNLVQTDYNIRVNQLNAPAGSTTLTDFGNLGGDATPVDPGLRPQTVNEYTLGAEYELARSLTFGLRGIYRAQANVIEDGSFDDGDHYFLFNPGRNYAGSTEQKACSDPNIGCFGHARRYYRALEFTATKRFTDNWQMISSYVYSSLIGNYEGLFRNDNGQSDPNITSLFDLVSLLTNMYGRLPNDRPHQFKVDGSYRWPFKLMTSASFRAQSGIPFDALIPHPVYGNNEGFAVPRGTAINPLTGSNRTPVTYNLDLGLSYPITIKEGKDLKLQLDWFNVTNQQRAIRQDTTLRINSGASGVPAVDNPFYGQGTIFQFPAALRLGVKFKF; from the coding sequence ATGAAAAGTGAGAACATCCTCAACGATCTGCGGCCAACACGACACGACCAGCAGACCACACCCACCCTGCGCAAGTGGCGCGGGGTTTTACTTGCCAGGAAAACGCTCACGCAGATGCTGCCAATCCTGTTGGCCTTCTGTTTCGGAGCATGCGCCACAACAGCCCTGGCCCAAACCGCCACGACCGGCACGCTCGAAGGCACCGTCACCGACACGGCAGGCGCAGTGGTGCCAGGCGCTTCCATCAAAGCTTCGAGCGCCACCCTGATCCGTGCCCAGACGGCGGTCAGCGATGGGCAGGGCCACTATCGGTTCTCAAATCTGCCGCCCGGCACTTACACGCTGACAGTCGAAGCCGCGAGCGGCTTCGGCAAGTTCACCCAGTCGGGCGTGGAGGTGAATCTTTCCAAAACTTCGACCAGCGACATCAAGCTGCAAGCGCAGGGAGCGGCGGCGGTCGTTGACGTGGTCGCCGGTGCGGCCACGGTGGACGTCAACAGCAACACGACCGGGGCGGATGTCACGAGCGACCAGTTCTCGAACTTTCCGACCCAGCGCACGGTGCAATCCCTTTACACGATTGCGCCGACAGTGGCGCGTTCGGGGTTGCGCGATGCTTCGGGGCGTGACCGCGACCCATCGGTCGGCGGCTCTTCCGGCCCTGAGAATAACTACATCCTCGACGGCGTTAGCACGACCGACCCGGCCTTTGGCGGTTCGGGCGCGAACCTGCCTTTCGAGTTCGTGCAGGAAGTCGAAATCAAGACCGGCGCGTATGACGCTGAGTACGGCAAGACGACCGGCGGCATTTTCAATGTCATCACCAAAAGCGGCAGCAACCAGTTTCACGGCGACGCCTTTTTCTTTGGCAACCCCTCAAGTTTCGTGCGCGAAACCAAGCGCTTTCCGTCCACCGGCTCGGCTCCGAACGGATTTTCCGAACTCGATGGCGGCGTTGATGTGGGTGGGCCAATCATCAAGGACAAGCTCTGGTTCTTTGGCGCGTTCAACCCACAGCGGCGCGAAAATCATTTCCTGACGCAAACGTTCAAACAGGATGCGAGCAACAAGATCACCACGCCTTTCTATGCCGGCAAAATCACCTACGGTATCAGTCAGAAGCACGTGTTGACCTTTTCGACCTTCGGCGATTACACGCGGCAGGAAGGCTTCCTGTTCGGCAACTCCGGCTTTGGCGCCGACCCCAACAGCTTCCTGGGCACGATCCAGAGCGGCGGCCAGAATTACGCGGTGCGCTTGAATTCCACCTTTGCGCCCAACTTCATCGGCGAATTCACCTTCGGCGCGCACTTGCAGCGGGCCAATACCATTCCCAACGATGCGGTGGCGGGCACGGAACTGATCACCGACAACTTCGCCATCCTGAACAACAATCAGGTGCTCGCGCCGGTCACGACAACGGTCACCGTGCCTTCGGGCAGCGGCTTGCTCTCGCTGGCTTACATCAACGGCACGGGCGGCAGCGTGCAACGCAACTACGTCCGGCAAGGCTTCGGTCTGATCTCAGACCAGAGCCGCAATCGTTATGAGTTTGCGCTTCGGCTGCAAAACGATTTCGGCAGGCACGGCCTCAAATACGGGTTTGAATACAGCGACAACCGTTACAACATCAACACCCGTTCGACCGGGCCGACACGCGATTTCAGCGCGCCGACCAGCGGCATCTTCAATGGCTATCGCGTGACCAACAACTGGCTGATTTGCCAGGTCAGCGGCAGCAACCTGGTCTGCCCGAATACGACCGTGGCCGCGCGCGGCACGGCGCTGCTGACGGGCGGCGCACTTACTGGGAGCGGCATCACGGCGGTGTCGGTGGGCACGGTTGATCTGGCGACCATCACCAACCCGTTTCTCATCCTGAGCACGGTGGGTGTACGTGATTTCCGGCTCAACACGCGCGGCACACCGACGGTGAGCAACGTCCAGAGCACTTATGTGCAAGATGACTTTAAGATCACCCGAACCCTCCAACTCAACTTGGGGCTGCGTTGGGATTTCCAGCAAGCCAGGAGTTTTGACACGACTTATATCAAGCTGAATCAATTCTTCCCGGACATGCAGCCACGGCTGGGCTTCGTGTGGGACTTCACGGGCCGGGGCAAGGGCAAGGTCTTTGCCAATTATGCGCGCTTCCTGGAAACACCGATCCCGCTCGACATCAACGTCCGCGCGGGCGGCAATCTGGTGCAGACGGATTACAACATCCGCGTCAATCAACTGAATGCGCCGGCAGGCTCGACGACACTCACCGACTTCGGCAACCTCGGTGGCGATGCGACGCCGGTTGATCCGGGGTTGCGTCCGCAGACCGTGAATGAATACACGCTCGGCGCTGAATATGAACTGGCCCGCAGCCTGACCTTCGGCCTGCGCGGCATCTATCGCGCGCAGGCCAACGTCATCGAAGACGGTTCCTTCGACGATGGCGATCATTACTTCCTCTTCAATCCGGGCCGCAACTATGCGGGTTCGACCGAACAGAAAGCCTGTAGCGACCCGAACATCGGCTGCTTCGGGCACGCGCGCCGCTATTACCGCGCGCTCGAATTCACGGCGACCAAGCGCTTCACCGACAACTGGCAGATGATTAGCTCCTATGTCTATTCCAGCCTGATCGGCAATTACGAGGGTCTGTTCCGCAACGACAACGGGCAATCCGACCCAAATATCACGTCGCTGTTCGATCTGGTCAGTTTGCTGACGAACATGTACGGACGGCTGCCGAACGACCGTCCGCATCAGTTCAAGGTGGATGGCAGTTATCGTTGGCCCTTCAAGCTGATGACCAGCGCTTCCTTCCGCGCACAATCGGGGATTCCCTTCGACGCGCTGATTCCGCACCCGGTTTACGGCAACAACGAAGGCTTCGCGGTGCCGCGCGGCACGGCCATCAATCCGCTCACCGGCAGCAACCGCACGCCGGTCACCTACAACCTGGACCTCGGTCTTTCCTATCCGATCACCATCAAGGAAGGCAAGGATTTGAAGCTGCAATTGGACTGGTTCAACGTGACCAATCAGCAGCGCGCCATCCGGCAAGACACCACCTTGCGCATCAACAGCGGCGCGTCGGGCGTGCCCGCAGTGGACAATCCGTTCTATGGTCAGGGCACGATCTTCCAGTTCCCGGCGGCGCTGCGCCTGGGCGTGAAGTTCAAGTTCTAA
- a CDS encoding response regulator transcription factor, with product MANQILIIDDDAELCGMVKQQLEPQGFTFNCVRRREQALAHVTAGNYALILLDVALPGMDGFEMLGCLRLRAQAPVLIVTARGSAAERIRGLELGADDYLTKPCDQRELMARIHALLRRVTPLPAAAPEQTAPAARLAVGDLELEQGARLVRCAGKLIATTPAEFDLLLLLALSAGASVSREELSLRVNGRSANPFDRSIDMHVCNLRKKLGPAANGLERIRAVRGVGYFLTRALGN from the coding sequence ATGGCAAATCAAATTCTGATCATTGATGATGATGCCGAACTCTGTGGCATGGTCAAGCAACAGCTTGAGCCGCAAGGCTTCACGTTTAACTGTGTGCGCCGTCGGGAGCAGGCGCTGGCGCATGTCACGGCCGGCAACTATGCCTTGATCCTGCTCGATGTCGCGTTGCCGGGCATGGACGGCTTTGAAATGCTGGGCTGTTTGCGTCTGCGCGCGCAGGCGCCGGTTTTGATTGTGACGGCGCGCGGCAGCGCGGCGGAACGCATTCGCGGGTTGGAACTCGGCGCCGATGATTACCTGACGAAGCCCTGTGACCAGCGCGAACTCATGGCGCGTATCCACGCGCTGTTGCGCCGGGTCACGCCGCTGCCCGCCGCTGCGCCGGAGCAAACCGCACCGGCTGCGCGGCTGGCCGTCGGCGATCTCGAACTTGAACAAGGCGCGCGCCTCGTGCGTTGCGCCGGCAAGCTGATCGCAACCACCCCGGCGGAGTTTGATTTGTTATTGCTGCTGGCGCTTTCGGCAGGCGCGAGCGTCTCGCGCGAAGAGCTTTCTTTGCGGGTCAATGGCCGCTCCGCCAATCCGTTTGACCGCAGCATTGATATGCACGTCTGTAATCTGCGCAAGAAACTCGGCCCCGCTGCCAACGGGCTTGAGCGTATTCGCGCGGTGCGCGGCGTGGGCTATTTTCTGACGCGCGCGCTGGGAAATTAA
- a CDS encoding VWA domain-containing protein, which translates to MNPRFFARAATVALLLFAASGSLLAQTGDGQQPVRTPPDTQDPNATIRIETTLVTIPVSVLDHDGKYVAHLTKGDFHLFEDNVEQEVTDFRSVEAPFHVVLLLDTSRSTNFKLEDIQKAALTFIEQLHADDRVMIVSFDSDIYIDAEFTSDREQLRRAIRQTHTGFATRLYDAVDLVITERLSQAQGRKAVVLFTDGVDTASKLATMQSTLGRVEESGVLVYPLQYDTEGMLAGPLGMGRGRLPPPIYRPMPFPRGGGRRRWLLDPAATQRGARHEDYVRAAQYLRELADRSGARLYHADSSGKLKKAFGQIAEELRQQYSLSYYPANAARDGAYRRIRVQVTPLNLPNLVVRARAGYRATGGEKHE; encoded by the coding sequence ATGAACCCTCGTTTTTTTGCGCGCGCCGCCACCGTGGCACTGCTGCTGTTCGCGGCATCCGGCTCTTTGCTCGCCCAGACCGGCGACGGACAACAACCCGTCAGGACGCCGCCCGACACACAAGACCCGAACGCGACGATCAGGATTGAAACCACGCTGGTGACGATTCCGGTCAGCGTGCTCGACCACGACGGCAAATACGTCGCGCACTTGACCAAGGGCGACTTTCACCTGTTTGAAGACAACGTCGAGCAGGAAGTCACCGATTTCCGCTCGGTCGAAGCGCCCTTCCACGTCGTGCTATTGCTCGACACGTCGCGCAGCACGAATTTCAAGCTGGAAGACATTCAAAAGGCCGCGCTCACGTTCATTGAGCAACTGCACGCCGATGACCGCGTGATGATCGTGTCCTTTGACAGCGACATTTACATTGATGCGGAGTTCACCAGCGACCGCGAGCAATTGCGTCGGGCCATTCGCCAAACGCACACGGGCTTTGCGACCCGGCTTTACGACGCGGTTGATCTGGTCATCACTGAACGCCTCAGCCAGGCGCAGGGCCGCAAAGCCGTCGTGCTCTTCACCGACGGCGTGGACACGGCCAGCAAACTCGCGACGATGCAAAGCACGCTCGGACGTGTCGAAGAATCAGGCGTGCTGGTATACCCGCTGCAATACGACACCGAAGGCATGCTGGCCGGGCCGTTGGGCATGGGGCGTGGCCGATTGCCGCCGCCGATCTATCGTCCCATGCCCTTTCCGCGCGGCGGCGGGCGGCGGCGCTGGCTGCTTGATCCAGCGGCCACACAACGCGGCGCGCGGCACGAAGATTATGTGCGCGCGGCGCAATACCTACGCGAACTAGCCGACCGCAGCGGCGCCCGGCTTTATCACGCCGACTCCAGCGGCAAGCTCAAGAAAGCATTCGGGCAAATCGCCGAGGAACTGCGCCAGCAATACTCGCTGAGCTATTACCCGGCGAACGCGGCGCGCGATGGCGCGTACCGGCGCATTCGTGTGCAAGTGACGCCGCTCAACCTGCCCAACCTAGTCGTCCGCGCGCGCGCCGGTTATCGCGCGACAGGCGGAGAAAAACATGAGTGA
- a CDS encoding carboxypeptidase regulatory-like domain-containing protein, translated as MYEAHILQRLTGLWYNGVWLALLFGLLCSAPLYAQNTAALRGHVVDDTGAVIPGAQITLTAADGKRRNVTANAAGEFVIANVAPGAYQLTATFKGFQPYIADKLQLTATNAPLKITLAVAAVQIETTVNAEQPGVSVEPDNNLNATVLDEQFVQTLPDNEDDMLAFLQGLAGPAAGGAMDGQGGAQIYVDGFTGGHLPPREAILQIRINHNPFTAEYATPGVGRIDIITKPGRDTWRGTFSFNARNSALDARNAFALAKPDLSQDRFQFNLGGPLIAKKLSFFLNAERRTLTGSSTVVADTLAGPFVANVNAPSTSTNFSARLDYLLNPKNTLNISYNLFSTAAANREFGARFGGGGGGGGTTGGNSFLLPERGSNSDNTNDTLQLGETSIINSRLILESRLRYQHENNRATADTTGVAINVLDAFGGGGATCCPSRTRQDNLEWQDYLTWTKQKHTLKSGIQLQYDNIRDNSALNFNGTFTFSSLAQYAAVLAGAHVDPNDPASPLVTPTQFTINQGNPLVRFKQYQAAWFVQDDWRLRPNLTVSLGLRHELQTHVNDQLNFAPRLGLAWSPFKDHKTTVRVGGGIFYSRLTDNLYENVLRNNGVTQQSFLIHNPSWPDPFAVGAPIDTSHTITRTLDLALRVPYTLNFTGSVERQLPRGWVGSVTLIYARGLHQFRTRDINAPLTGLGVRPEPTQGDIYQIEASAKSLYEGVMFSAQRRMGKLFQLFSNYTYSHTLSDSDGALTLPADNYNLRSEWGPASTNRRHFLFVGGSATLPYGFRLNPFLTASSGAPFNLTTGLDANNDGQFNDRPAGINRNSNLPASLYSLIPNRCIAGCAPGGAAVLLQDYLATNFPHGVTVIGPGSFNFNLGLSRTFSFGHREKAAAAQTDAGGDTGGPPAGRGMGTPGGGFGGGRGGGFGGGGRGGGGNSGDGRFNLQLVAQITNLLNHVNYGQYSGTLGSPFFDKASSAAGARSFEVGFRFNF; from the coding sequence ATGTACGAAGCTCATATCCTCCAGAGGCTGACCGGCCTCTGGTACAACGGCGTGTGGCTGGCTTTGCTGTTTGGCCTGTTGTGCAGCGCGCCGCTTTACGCACAAAACACCGCCGCTTTGCGCGGGCATGTCGTGGACGACACTGGCGCCGTGATCCCCGGCGCGCAAATTACGTTGACCGCCGCCGATGGCAAACGGCGCAATGTGACGGCCAACGCCGCCGGTGAATTCGTCATTGCCAACGTCGCGCCGGGCGCTTACCAACTGACGGCCACTTTCAAAGGCTTTCAACCTTACATCGCCGACAAGCTGCAACTGACGGCGACCAACGCGCCGTTGAAAATCACGCTCGCCGTCGCCGCCGTCCAGATCGAAACGACGGTGAACGCCGAACAGCCGGGTGTCTCGGTCGAACCGGACAACAATCTGAATGCAACCGTACTCGACGAACAATTCGTCCAGACATTGCCCGACAACGAAGATGACATGCTCGCCTTCCTGCAAGGCTTGGCCGGGCCTGCGGCGGGCGGCGCGATGGACGGACAAGGCGGCGCGCAGATTTACGTGGACGGCTTTACGGGCGGACATCTGCCGCCGCGCGAAGCCATCTTGCAAATTCGCATCAACCATAATCCGTTTACGGCGGAATACGCGACGCCCGGCGTCGGGCGCATTGACATCATCACCAAACCGGGGCGCGATACCTGGCGCGGGACATTCAGCTTCAATGCGCGCAATTCGGCACTTGATGCCCGCAATGCCTTTGCGTTGGCCAAACCCGACCTGAGTCAGGATCGCTTTCAGTTCAATCTGGGCGGGCCGCTGATTGCCAAAAAGCTTTCCTTCTTCCTGAACGCCGAGCGCCGCACGCTGACCGGCAGCAGCACCGTCGTCGCTGACACGCTGGCCGGACCGTTTGTCGCCAACGTCAATGCGCCTAGCACCAGCACCAATTTCAGCGCACGGCTGGATTATTTACTCAATCCCAAAAACACGCTGAACATTAGTTATAACCTCTTCAGTACAGCGGCGGCGAACCGCGAATTCGGCGCGCGCTTCGGCGGTGGTGGTGGTGGTGGTGGGACAACGGGCGGCAACAGCTTTCTGTTGCCGGAACGCGGCTCGAATTCCGACAATACCAACGACACGCTGCAACTCGGCGAGACCTCGATCATCAACTCGCGCCTGATTCTGGAATCACGGCTGCGCTATCAACACGAAAACAACCGCGCGACCGCCGACACGACGGGCGTAGCGATCAACGTGCTCGATGCATTCGGCGGTGGCGGCGCGACTTGCTGTCCAAGCCGCACGCGCCAGGACAACCTGGAATGGCAGGATTACCTGACCTGGACGAAACAGAAGCACACGCTCAAGAGCGGCATTCAACTTCAGTACGACAACATCCGCGATAACAGCGCGCTCAATTTCAACGGCACTTTCACCTTCTCCAGCCTCGCGCAATATGCCGCAGTGCTGGCGGGCGCGCACGTTGACCCGAATGATCCGGCCAGCCCGCTGGTGACGCCGACACAATTTACCATCAACCAGGGCAATCCGCTGGTGCGCTTCAAGCAATATCAGGCGGCCTGGTTCGTACAGGACGATTGGCGTTTGCGCCCCAACCTGACAGTCTCGTTGGGGCTGCGGCACGAGTTGCAAACGCACGTGAATGATCAGTTGAATTTCGCGCCGCGCCTCGGCCTGGCCTGGTCGCCCTTCAAAGATCACAAGACGACGGTGCGCGTGGGCGGCGGCATCTTTTACAGCCGCCTGACCGACAACCTGTACGAGAACGTGTTGCGCAACAACGGCGTGACGCAGCAGAGCTTTCTGATTCACAACCCGTCGTGGCCCGATCCCTTCGCCGTGGGCGCGCCGATTGACACTTCACATACGATTACGCGAACGCTCGATCTGGCGCTGCGCGTGCCTTACACGCTCAACTTCACGGGCAGCGTCGAACGCCAATTGCCGCGCGGCTGGGTCGGCTCGGTCACGCTGATTTACGCGCGCGGTTTGCATCAGTTCCGCACGCGCGACATCAATGCGCCATTGACTGGCCTCGGCGTGCGCCCAGAACCAACGCAGGGCGACATCTATCAAATCGAAGCCTCCGCAAAATCACTATACGAAGGCGTGATGTTTTCGGCGCAACGCCGCATGGGCAAGCTCTTTCAGCTTTTCAGCAATTACACCTATTCGCACACGCTGAGCGATTCGGATGGCGCGCTGACTTTACCCGCCGACAATTACAACCTGCGTTCGGAATGGGGGCCAGCCTCGACCAATCGCCGTCACTTCCTGTTTGTCGGCGGCAGCGCAACTTTGCCCTATGGCTTCCGGCTGAATCCGTTCCTGACTGCGTCATCGGGTGCGCCGTTCAATCTGACGACGGGGCTGGATGCAAATAACGACGGGCAATTCAACGACCGGCCAGCGGGCATCAACCGCAATTCCAATCTGCCCGCGAGCCTGTATTCATTGATTCCCAATCGTTGCATTGCTGGCTGTGCGCCGGGCGGTGCGGCGGTGCTTTTGCAGGATTATCTGGCCACGAATTTCCCGCATGGCGTGACGGTTATCGGCCCCGGTTCGTTCAATTTCAATTTGGGGCTGAGCCGCACGTTCAGTTTCGGTCATCGTGAAAAAGCGGCGGCGGCGCAAACTGACGCGGGCGGCGACACGGGCGGCCCGCCCGCCGGCAGAGGCATGGGCACTCCAGGCGGTGGTTTCGGTGGCGGTCGTGGTGGCGGTTTTGGCGGTGGCGGACGTGGCGGCGGCGGCAATAGCGGCGATGGACGCTTCAATCTGCAACTCGTCGCGCAAATCACGAACCTGCTCAACCACGTCAACTACGGCCAAT